From Micropterus dolomieu isolate WLL.071019.BEF.003 ecotype Adirondacks linkage group LG21, ASM2129224v1, whole genome shotgun sequence:
ATACACATCAGTATGATGGCCCATAACCGTAACGTATCATACGTCTGCTCAGTCATCCTGATATTAATAGAAAGACAGGAGTGAGTAAGAGAGGGGAGATGATGTAGGGATGACAGCTTTTTTCTGGCCCGCAAACTCAACACATCATGCATCTGCTCTATCATTCGGATGGTAGGCAGAGACAATGAGACAGATAGGAAAGATAATAAGAGCAAAAGGAGTCATAAACAACTCAGACGAAAAAGTCAAAGAGGGTGAAATTGAGAGTTAAAAAAGGTGAAAAGGGGGGAATCAGACTTAATCGTGTTTGACCTTGATGGTATCACAGTCactgacagcagcagaaaaaaaagtttgacacaTGACAGAATACAAACTTGCAACAAATGAAAGATGTTATCTTAGAATGAATAACCAGCTAACAAATGACAGCAGTTGAGATACAATAAAGAGCATTCCCTGAGGTATGACTCAATTTGTTTACCGTCTAATTTTAACCCAAGTAGACAACGTGTGTGTATTGTCACTTCATCTACGAGCTGAATACATTTGTTATCTCATTGAACTGTTGTAAATTCCATTTTCATAACTGCTcttgcattgtttacatccattttCCAGCACAAAAGGCACAATTACTTTCATTTTTACAGCTTTGCAATGTTGTCCCATCCCTCTTGTTTGAATGGCAGGTAATTAGCTCGCTCGATATCAAGGGAGTCCAACCGGCTTGCCTACCAAGTACAGATCCATCAACAAATGCTGCGAGTACATACACCTTCAGCACACTCATTTTCAAGAAATGTTTAGGCAACCTCACACATGAGCTACAAAGCATTCTACTATTGGCCTCATTGTCCATgctcaattgacccttcgctaagccatgcCCCCCTTACTTCATGTTGCTAAGgccgacaaactgtcggacctgtTGGACTTTTATCACAACGCTGCCACAGTCTATTACTGCAGTCTCTGGAGAAATATtatctaatttttggaaaaagtgaTCTCAGAATAGTTTGGCAGTTCCactgtgcatttgaaggttgttttTAGGCTGTCAAACAGACGTCAAAGaaagaagctaaagcctactaATGAAGATCAtaggtacccatctcccgagcatcagtgatatctgtgaggtgaggtgcctatgcagagcccaaaggatactaaaggacagtacccacccagccacagcctgctcaccctgctgcctgccttctgggaagagatatagaagtcttcatatttatatataaaacgGAAAATTTATAGAAAAACTGGACTATACttggaggaaagaaagaggggagGTTGAACTACTTTGTgaattcagaaaacatgtgtctgtaactttattccagatatcattgtactttactgtgaccaagttagcatagaatagccctgatcgatccgaacttcattcagaaaacaaacatttcagaagttgttgtcctgctgtcttgctgacagacctgacaaagcatgaattcatatgtttaacaaatctgcataatgttgtagttatttcgcatcagtttaatccgtttattgctatttaatcacaacaaaatgtttactttgggttcatacagttgcAGTAATGGCGAGTTATGTTTATTCACGTTGTCGCGTTAAAAACGCCTTCTCGTGTTgagtgtgaacacttgcagcgaatgtactcacacGAGGAAAGCGTCACGAGGAGAAAATTcgcggttggtctgaatgctgcattagggttagagtccctaagtgtaaaaaaaaacaaaaaaaacaaaaagggctGGATAGAGTGGGACatggggaatcaaaggagtaaaataagcaaaggtgagagacctgcctgtttttattttctattttacttttaaacctTTATATTttcctatgttgcttttatatttaatgtaaagcactttgaattaccttgttgttgaaatgtgctatacaaataaacttgccttgcctaatCAAATTGGCAACAGAACTTGCAGTGACCTGTACATCTGGATCAGACATTTAAAAACGACTGTTGGAGCTACttaattacttttacttacaaAGGCACACTCTCCTTTCCCAGAGTGGGATTCATTATGTAGTCCTTGGTAATGGGCTTCACCCACAGCAGGACCATGATAAGAGGGGCCAGGAAGTTGATATGAAGCAGAGTCCTGTAGAAAAAGGGAGAAATGACGAGCTGAACAAATAATAATGCTAGATGCTAATAAACATCCAACAGGTTGTCCTCCTTTCCAGCGTCATTTCCAGTGTCTCAGATAACCtttgataattaaaaaaaaaaagtctgaccACTGAATGAAACCCAAAGAGTGACTGATAAATATAGGTATAATTGTCGAGAACCATAACCAACTCCAATGTATTtgagaaaatacaaacaaacaaatagctCGCTGAAATCCTCACTTTTTAATCATAATTTGACATTAATATAGTGAAAAATAATCAATGCAACTTTCCCTCAGAGGGGTGAGAAGATAACCAAGGCACAGATTTTGAAGGGCTCGGAGATAATCCCTGCTAGTGACAGGGTCTGAGGATGTAAGCTCATGACAGTTAAGAGCGggaaaggaagaggaggccaTTTTGAAGAGTCTGCTATGCCAAAGTGGATTATCTGGATGCGACGTGCTCCAAGCTCTGCACCCCCTATCATGGTCGTAGACATGCTACCCAGTGAGTTCTGAAATAGAAATCTGCCCCAACTGAGGAAGTCTTCATCTGACTCACAGGGTGCCCTATCGTACCCGACACACTGAATAGTAGGAGACAAATATAACTGCAGTATAGTTGGCTGTTTCTTCTTACTCCAAGAGGGGACAGTTTGATACTTGAGCACAGTGTGGCCAATTTGAGCACATACTGTATTAATTAAGCCTAGAGCCACAGATACAGCAGACTATTCTAAAGCTTTATTTCCCCATTATCATCAAAAACATGCATGTTCCAATGCACCATTGACTCATTTACATAGGGTGACATGAAAGTTATTTGCTTTCACTTAAAACATCACTGTCGAGAAAATGAGTAAGGATAACAATAGgaaaaaattaccattaagGCAGCTACAAAACATGGTACAACTagcaaaagttaaaaaaagaagcatatttattttttcgtGACCAGCAAGTGATCTTAAAGGTTGTGTTTCAACGACGACTGCCATGACTTTCCACCTTTTACATCCTTATTATTAAGGATAAGAAAGGcatcaaatgtatttaatgaaaaatacatgAGTGAGCGCAGAAGTGAAGACAATTAATGTAGTGGACTCACTGTGTAAATTTGGCTGTGGTGAGATTGAGTGCATCTAGGTGCATCTGGGCCAATCGTAGACCAGGGAAAGTTAGAAATGCTCCAATCAGGGAGCACAGCAGGGCCAAGATCAGCTTGAAGGTGAGCTTAGATATGGGACCCCtgtgaaagagaaaacacataGTTAAGATACTCCTGTAGTTTCATGAGTCATAAAGAATTCATGAAGGCAGAGAAAACGAAAATGATACTAAGAGAATACTGATTTTGCACTTACTGGGACTCTAAGCCCTGGTGCTCCAGAAACTGTAGAGCACTGTCAGAGAAGTTTGCAAAACCTAAAAATGAAGAAACGTTTGACAGTGACTCACTCACTGGAGCAAACAGTAATAAAATCTGGTTGTTACCAACAGGGTCATTTGTGAGAAACTCACCTGTCTCCAGACCAAACTCCAGGTAGTTTTCAGTGACGATGAGAATGGCCATGGCtttgacaaagaagaagaaagcaaaAGTAATGCAGAGTGAACGCTCACCTCCTTCCTCCAGCTTGAAGTAGTGGGCCGTTAGAGAGAAAAGACTTTTACTGTGAGGACAGTCAAGGAAAACAATCCCCAGGAGAACACTGGCACATAAAACCAACCTAAACTGCGTTACTGGTTTACTTTCAATGCCTTGAACAGGTTTCGTGTGAATCCTCTACCCCTTAATGCCACACAAACCTTGCTACCCGGCATGTGTGGGCTCATAATGTGTGGGTCTTTGGCACCAGTGCGTGTCATTGCAGTTGTAATAGTATTTTACTCTGCCCCAGTCAACACTGATCAAAAAGCTAAGGACAGAGCATGTTTCTAAAAGCGAACTTTGGTCACCACGGAGATTAAACTCTTGGTTTTTGAAACATGCAAAATTTTCACTCCAGTTTAGTCCATTTCATTAATGGTATTCAATCCAATGAAGTCCCCCCGTTCAGTAATGTGAAGACAGCTGTATAAACACTCACTAGACAAGTCCGAGCCAGCATGAGGCTGAAGAGAGAAATAGTTATGTTTGAGCTATCACGTTGTGGGCTAAAACTAAAATACTGCAGAGCTGGCCTGTCAACATTAGCTAAAGGTGAGGAAATGCAGCCACTTTTATAAATTTCGGTAAACAAGGGGAGGAAGCAAGGTACTATTAGCTGCAGATACATGAAGACTTATCGGTGAAGGGTGAGGCAGCAGAGTTTATCTCCAGGCAGAGAGTCTTAAACATATGATCAGAGCTGAAATAGGAAAACTGAAATCAAGTGTTCCATTAACACATATATTGAGCCAACATATTCCCTCATCTTCATCGTCCCATTTCATCTGTTCCCCAgtctgtcccccccccccccgagcaTGTCAGTCTGTTGGGCTGTGAAAATTGGGCCTCCAATCTCCAACATACGCAGGAAATGACACACCATCTGACCGGGCTCGACCAGGAGCACTGGAAAGATTGATCCCTGTGGTTGGTGGCAAGGATAATGCATATTATTTAACCATCATTCAGCGTAGCAAAATAGCAGGTAGCTGTGGAGCATTAAAAGGTGCTGGCAGTCAAGCTAGGAGCAGCTTTGGCAGTCACTTTAAAGTCTATCTCCACCACTGCTGCATCCACACAATCAAGCTGGAATGATTTGGTCTCTCATAGACAAAGAGATGTAAACCCACAACATATGTAGGACGGAAGTGAGGAACGTAACGTGAAATTAATGGAAATGTGTGAGTAAAGAGCAGAGTCCATTGAAAACGCATTTGATCAGGTGAAACCTCTATCCCGCCTACAGACGTAATGTAAAGCATATAAATGTGTTGCCAATTTAACAGTGACGAGATTTAACACTccgatattaaaaaaaacacagctaacAAAAGATGTCAAGAGTGACTTATGTAAGGATACATGACAAAAGTGAGTACTAGCAGGCACCAAACCACACTGATGTTCATCTCTCCTGAGGGCTGAGCCACATTATAGTAGAGTTCTGTTATGAGATAGACCACAGTTGCCGCTACTGTGAAATCCACCAGCCACTGGAACTCTGGGAAGTAGTGCAATGCTGAGGGGGGGGGATAAAGAATATAATTAAATCCAAATattcaataataaaatacagcacagTATACACAGATGTTAAGAGTGTGTTGCTGAAAGGTTACGACTAAACGTTCTTTATTAGACATGTGTTCTGTTATACCTAACGTGTCGACTTCTGTGATGCATTTCGTCTCCAGCTGTAAGTCGATGTCCTTGGGGACGGTTAGCGGCTTATTGTCTATATGACCGTTGTACTTCCTAGGGCGAGAAGAGGAAAGAGcagcaaaaaacacaactagGGTCAGGATAATAGAAACAAGCAAATCCAAAATGCAAGTAAACCGCATTTTAGACcattgatatttttttattctgtgaAGAGATACAAactataaaacacatcactatGCTGAAATGAGATTCTTTTAGTGGGTTCTGTTCTAGCAGACATCTTTCCTTTTACACAACTGGGTTCCCAAATAGTCATTACAATAGTAAAACCCTCAAATTCACTGTAGCTATGACATCTAAATTTAATAGTTGGCAGAGGTATAGTTACTTTTATTACTACTGAACTCTTCTGGGCCAAGACGGCCAATACATAGGCAGGGCTAAATCACTAACAGCAGGCGAATGGGGAGCTGTTCTTTAGGCTTGAAGAACTATCTGGTGGGCCTCTGCAGTTCTGGGCTTTGTTTGTTCAGCCCTGTGTGTGCACTGGATTCGCAGGACAATGCCACTGTAAGACTCTTGGGCCAAACATGCCCTGGCCAGATTTCATCTCAGAGGGGCTCAGCTTTACCCCTGACTGAGGGAGTCAGACTGTTAACAAAAGGGAACGGAGCTGCATGGCACGAGCTGGCAAAAGGAAAGCGGCCCATCTTTTTCTTCAAGGGATTACTGAACATGTGGTGCTAGAGAGCCCTGACCTGCCTCATACAGGGTTAGAGAAAGGACTGCACAACAAACCTCTGCCTTAAGTTAGGAGCTGGACACCACGAGGAACAGTAAGGATTAACTTTCAGTTgtgacttttaatttaaattcatgtttaaaaaaagaaaaaagaaaaaggagggtACAAAAGGAAATGGCACTAAATCCACGTGTTAAACATATGGTTCAACTTTCTTCCAAATCTAatagtagtttattttatttaaaaaaaaaaaaaatgcaaagtaTGTTTTGAAGGACatcattttccacaatcaaagcTTGACATCTGACCACTTTGAAGAGATAATGGCGTTTGGGAAACTTTGATTTGAGAGAGGATGCAATCCTTTTTATCTGTCATCCACTAAAATAGCCTAAATAGTAATGGCTCccgaaaaaaataaaaaaaaataaaaataaaaccaggaCCAACTTTCTTCACATCCACTAGACAGGGCCACTTCTAAGCAGAGTTGAGCCATAAaggaacaaaacaacaaaaacagacttcTGTCTCCTTACTTCAAATGGGCCTTAAATGAGCCACATAAACACATCAGCTTCATCTGTTTGCCGACAAACCTGTGGTCTCCATCCATCTCAATGTCTGCTTCtcatcttttctttcctctctgatGAAAGGCGTGCCTTTCGTACCTCCTCTGTGTCACTGCATTTCCCCAACTCCCAAACAATAGCCCCTCTTCATTCCAGCCCACCCTTCCCTTCCTACCTGTCTTTCCTCTTCTGTCCTTTTTGTTTCCCAGCTAAGCTCCTCAACTCATCTTCCGTAGGGTGCTGATACCACCGCAGACTgaacaaagaaaaggagagggatGTGGAATCAGGTTCAGACATGGACAGAGGAGTAAGAAAAAGGACACAATAAAGCAGATATTTCAAAAGCTGtggatgaggggaaaaaaacagacagactaaAGCTAGATTTATTGTCCTAATATGTTATTATTAAGACATACCAGCATGAAACACAAGTACAGAAGCATGGAAAGAGTATGTTACATGATTTGGACTAAAGAGATATATTGCATCATCACTGTCTGTTCACTTTCATGGTGTCTTCACGTCAAAATGCTAAGCAAAttttgttgaaaatattcaatttgGTAAAATCTTTGCACGTATTGCGAGGCTTTGCAGAGAGTAGGGAGGTCCATATAGAGCGGAGGGACAGAGCCGCTGCTCACCAACAGACAGCTGTTGAGAGGCGGGGAAATGCGGATTTATCTTCACTTCCGCTTATCAAATTGTCTGCAACAGCGAGCCGCGGCGATGCCGACAATTGTAATTAGCCTGtaattaaaagttgtttgcttgTTGTCTTGTGGACAGACCTAAAAGCATGAATTCAGACTTTTTACAAATTGGCATCATGATGTAGTTATTATACTTGCAACGGAAATTCGCATCGCAGTGTTCATACCAAATTAAGAGAATTCGCATCTACTCTTTTTGCATTGACTTTGCATGTAAACATGGCGTCTAAAAACTGCTTCGTGTTTGGTGTAAACAGATCATAAATCATAACTCACTTCCTGTTAAAAGCTTAAAATGCATTTGCATCACtccttaaacatttaaaataatcatcAGATTGAAAAATGCTCTTCAAAGCAGTGACATTAAGACTTGATTCTATGAACAGGACAAACAAAAGCCTAAATTTGAAACAACTGAGCTTTATGATTAATtcccaaacaacaaaacagacaattCTCAAAGCTTTACTTTACATCAGTGACTCTGATACACATCTAGAAAGCATTTGTGAGAGGCTTTAAAACAGCAAGGTTATCTCTCCCTAAGGACTGAGCTTGAAATAGAGCATTCTTTTGAAGATTTCAGACATCTTCCTTAACTTTAGAAACCTTCTTGTCAGAGCATCTTGAGCAGCACTGAGTGGTAGAGGAGGATAGATGTAGCACAGCTTGTTTTGCccttgtacatttatttattatggaAAATGAATTACAAAATATTCTGGAGGGACACTCCAGGCATTCTGCTTAGGgcaaaagcaaaaataaataaataaataaaatgcttcaACTGTGgcctgaaaagaaaaaataattaattattaaatatgttCCAAGAAGCTGTTTACTGAAAAACATATGTGGCACTAATTAAAGAAAATGAGGCGGgcactttgtttttgtgcatCGTCCTCTCGGGTCATCCCAATATTTGAATACCCTTTTGTCTTTGCTATATGATTTAAtgattctttttcttcttctatccaaaccctctgctgtctgagTAAACATTTTGATCCCCATTGTTGTGGACTCTTTATGAAATAAACTTCTCAGAAGGCAAgcacactgaagaaatgacacatttaGAGAAACAATCTGAAACAGCATGTACAGGACTACATTACCTGCCACTGCAGAGTAGCCATCTTGCGAAGGAATAATGAGGTATGATTTTCTGAATTACACTGGCCATTACCATGGTAACCACCAGCTGCACACCGATCACACCCTGTGGAAATAGGATGGGgatttaaaatcacatttaaatagCAATTATACATGCCATAAAACAGTTACACATATGAAATATAGGTTTATATAGTCTGATAAAGGCTGAAGCATATCTCCCAACTATATAAGTGTTTCAAATGAATGAAGTCCAAAATCATATTACTGCAAATGATcaatacaattatttaaatgtgccCTCTACAGACAAACTCCTTGATGTTTTTCCAATAGGGACCACAGATTAAATTCAATGGGGCTTCAATGGCACAGGAAACAGATGCTTatattgccaaagcaagtgtgaaatgaaaacatgtacataaacagaAGATGTTGTCCCAACAAACCTTTCAAGATTGCAGTGCAGAGGGCTAGTGAATAGGCCAACTTGTTATGACAGGCTTTGAATATTTATGATATACCATCTAGCAGCATAAACGTGTCCATATGTGGAATTTAGCATAAGCCACAAGCATAAATGCTGGTAGATCCCCCATCTTATAGAATTTttacttttagatgttttattacagagaGTAtaaaacccatgaccaaaatagtcatacgttctgtcattgtgttacttttggATAGAactatagtgaaaataaatgattccccttttcGCTGGGGAGCCCCTGGAACCCTCTCAAGGACCACTGGGGTCCCCGAACCCACCTTTGAGAAACACTGGCCTATGGGTTTTCTGAGGATAATTCCTTGGCAGTATAATCAGTGAGTTAGCTCTTAACTGACAAAGGCAAAACACTACCGCTGTAAGCAAGATGTGATGTCAAAAATCTTGTCATGAAATTTGGAATGAATATTCATTGTGCCCAGAAATGGATATCCTACTGCCTTTCCTATAGCTGTGCTAAATGTGCTAAGCTCGTTAATAAGGATGAATATTTCTGATGCAAGACTGCATGGCTCTTTCCTCTAGGTGAGGTGTCTGATTGATAATGCAGCCAATAACAAAAGCATAAGTTAGATGGATTCAACCATTCTACATGAAATGCCACCTTCAAAACATAAATTAGGCAAATAGAGTCCTCAATGATATtattctttttctattttacttaAAGCCACTATTTATATATGACAAATTTGCAACTTGAGACTTCAGAGTTGTACACCCCTCCCAATAACACTGTGGCAATCTTTTAGGCTACCAACATACTTATATTACCTTCCCAAAGGTCTTAACATCATTCAATGCCTTGATTTGCGTGACTTTAACAGGGTATATACAGAAATCCAGAAGtgaaattcaataccttttaagaccttttcaacataacttaagactgccgcgccactttgagctgtaaccggtTAAGTCAGCCTCATACCTTAAAAAGAGGAATTgtggagtttttaaaaggaatttaaacatatttataacattttattgcCTATACGTGACCAGGTTGTAACCTCACCTAAAAATTGAgacattcaccaactttctcagttgcctaaaACAGTCTGTTTAGGCGTACTgctttctatgtgaaggacttgTAGGATTTCCTGCGAAAATCCATCGTCTTACAcaggctgtgatgtttgtgtgtgcaacattactgcaaaacatgtgaaacattgtgattttgtgttttagttggttcaaACTAGATAGCGTTAGCTTGCCTgcataatattaattccagttacagccgTTTcattttggggttgttttttattcattaactttgtgcaagaaaaatatTCTACAGTTAGTTAGTCactaactttaattttaagtaggctactaactcatcaataataataataataataataataataataataataactttttaGGCAGAACgattagttcaacatttggaaagtttgctgtagcacatcaaatgtttttttaaaaatcctgctCCATCTAGGCTGTGATTAATCTGTTCACAAAAGTGACGAGCGCAACGGCTTTCTGAAAAGTTGAAAGTGTTTCAATAAAGAGGCACAGATGTAGCTAAATAGCCacctaacgttagccaaaccaaTATGCTGCTtatattttccctgttgtctgcTGTCTCATCGCTTCACCTGCTGACAGCGCATCTTGCTCTTGTTTTTGAGTAACGGGGCTGTTCGCGTGGCCACAGAGCTCATGGTgcattccatttgacatgggaagtcggaatttccgagttcccaGTTGGAACTTCCAACTGGAACGCCCCCAGAAGTAGGATTTCCGACTCGGGaagtcgggagaaccgcactaccccgacttcgtgatccaagatggctgtcggggtatcaacagttagtgaaagctgtagtttatactgtttattagcacttctgtgtacttgtgactcataaatgttcgtacacaaagtgctgtccaacagctgtctgtggacgtgttgctacagtgtttagtgtgaatAAATACtgcacaatgtgtttttttaaccaaccgtcgtatcaatagctaacctggctagttgtaaacaacagctggccgagcgaggttttccgacttgttaactggaatgccgtcaactcgggtgtgtcgtcattcccagctccgacctctgacttctgaggtaaatggaacgcggCATCAGTCCGACCATGTTTTGAACAATTAGCATTGGGGATTCGGCGTGGTGGAAGGTTACGGTCGGTTGTGCTCGTAAATCAGTTTTCCGGTTCGCATGGATCTATTTTTAGGGGCGTATGAGAGTGAAAGGCTCGCACGGTAGATCctagatccctgcgcctaacgttacaCAGAATAACAACTCGCTACGTTCTGCCTGTCTAGTAATTTTGGGTATGCAATATAAATCAATATGTTCACCCACACTTTTACCAGACAAACTCTTTGGACAAAAAGGATGTTCACATtgacaaaaatatctttaaaattgAATACCCTTTTAAATGGCGATCAAGACTATAATACTtgttaatggccttaattttcgcaaaattgatttattaccttttaaaactttttaagaCTCCGCGGACACCCTGTTTAAATACTCTCAACTACATGACCATATCCAAAGTCCCGAATAACTCATGTGGCATCATGGTAAACAACATGGTATCTTGAAGTGTCTGGGACTTTGAATTGGTTATCAAGAACCAAATTTCCAAGAACCGTAGATTTTTTAAGACAAGTGCATTTCAATTCTGCTTATCGGTTCCTAACTTTTTTCAGTCGCGCTCCCGGTTGAACTGCAGCGAACATTTTACAGTCCAAAAAATTTGCACTTCTCTGCCAGGACCTGCCACACGGACCTAACGTCACATCATCAAGCATGCGAAAAGAGAGTACTTCTGTTTACATCCCTGGAACATGGAGGACCGCTCAAAggtttggcttagcttcacacaaaaaaacaaacaaaaaaacaaacaaaaaaaaacagataacagcaaaatgcaacactGGCAGTAAGAATATTTCATGCAAGGGAGGACGCACCTCCAATATGACGAAGTATTTACTTCAACATGGTGTGAATCTGAAGGAATgcactgtgttcatgtgttgCGGCCTCCCACCTACAATGATGCCCCAGAagcagctaacgctaacagtagcaacatCTCACACTCAGGTACAGAATACAGGTGAGCTGACATTCACCTTGTATATTTAAGGTAAACGAATGTCTAGAAATTAttccaatatatatttttcttagataCAAGTCCCCAGAGACATCCCTCTAATACAGAAAgtcctttcactttagccatgaaggggaagatgagcaAAGAGAAAGTGGATGAATGTCAACCTTCGGTGACAAGATTTGTGATCAGTAGAATCGGAAATCATTAACACTGAAATCATACCTAACCCTGTTGGGACTCGCCCCTACTCTACTGAACGTGACAAGACAATCTACAACTTGAGGTGATCAAGATTTGGCAACCAGAAGAGATGCGTCTATACCATTACTACAAGAGATGCACCATGACCGTGACCAGGGCCAATTAGTCTTACATATCCCATTCTGTGCCGGTCAAATTTACACACATGCTACCAAGTTTGGTTATTTTATCTATCAACAGTTTCTTGTTGGATGATGCAATTTGAAATTATATATATCTCAAATGCAATGGtaactatttttaaaaatgtgcccAGGAAAATGAACAGCCAGCACTCCTGTGGTAGTTACCCAAAGATTTAGCAACATAAG
This genomic window contains:
- the tmem161b gene encoding transmembrane protein 161B translates to MGVIGVQLVVTMVMASVIQKIIPHYSFARWLLCSGSLRWYQHPTEDELRSLAGKQKGQKRKDRKYNGHIDNKPLTVPKDIDLQLETKCITEVDTLALHYFPEFQWLVDFTVAATVVYLITELYYNVAQPSGEMNISVVWCLLVLTFVIKSLFSLTAHYFKLEEGGERSLCITFAFFFFVKAMAILIVTENYLEFGLETGFANFSDSALQFLEHQGLESQGPISKLTFKLILALLCSLIGAFLTFPGLRLAQMHLDALNLTTAKFTQTLLHINFLAPLIMVLLWVKPITKDYIMNPTLGKESVPLMTEQTYDTLRLWAIILMCMLRLAMMRHHLQAYLNLAQKGVDQMKKEAGRISTVDLQKMVARVFYYLCVIALQYVAPLVMLLHTTLLLKTLGGHSWWVYPEEDLPCTHEMNSDSVMGAAPTPASVVETGARASVAQLSVALGGLRTVFSPLLFRGLFSFFTWWIAACLFSTSLFGLFYHQYLMAA